The Thermosynechococcus sp. genome has a segment encoding these proteins:
- a CDS encoding ATP-binding protein, whose translation MLSKLSFRHKLLLGTLLPIVVIYTGLFLYIRSQVIRRSTADYEAWQQDLVSLYAQQFSNALQEITGLATTSANALEAFPAVREEELYSFLRRNLKISRLAYGAAIAFTPYSFSPRKRLFAPYVYRDRHRNRLVQKDTGRIYDYTQVRWDWYSEAIRTGQPQWSDPYFDEGAGNAWMVTYAVPFYRQGQIRGVATVDVALPTLQQEIDIQGLQQAQFFVLDRKGRIIFHGDPQLIGQSIFYIAKEYNRSDLAALAKAMISGHRGHLWMTDWVSHERQWFFYTPIPDVGWSLAIRVREEALLDFIHQETWAGLLILVVSFGLISLVTLGVTGYMVRPIQRLAAAAHQIALGNLDIAEEVDTHSQDELGNLGRTFVDMAAQLQESFDELHHFNQRLEEKVKQRTAALEAANQQLSEKERVLHDHNVALVQLSQSPHVQQGHFRMALQEIIQVTATTLRVQRASAWELQGDRLKCVVQYDPAANNHSQPTYLTHSPYPEYLKLLRTGEPLVVNDLLTDPRTHELREYARVQRVYSRIDAPIIFNGQLLGVICVESIGEHRIWLVEERSFVSNVADIVTIALAAHQRHQAERELLKAKEAAEAANKAKSIFLANMSHELRTPLNAILGFSQILLSDRTLAPQHRQTLEKINRSGEHLLGLINDVLDMAKIEAGRMTLQKTTFDLRRMLQDLEEMLKVRAEAKGLRLVFDLPANLPVAVTTDEMKLRQVLVNLLSNGIKFTKEGGVSLKVSYKAQDPPRLAFEVSDTGIGMTPQELKMLFQPFVQTDSSKKVSEGTGLGLAISRQFVQLMGGDIQVRSTKGKGSQFYFEVPIDLGDPRSLQEEKAQTIVGLRSPTSEVRILVVDDLPENRQLLTQLLEPVGFCCREASNGQEAVEIWRAWQPHAILMDIRMPVMDGKTATRQIKKEVGDRRRRGEVVCPPKILAVTASSFERDKQELLNLGCDAYIAKPFRPQTIFDQLAAQLHLEYAYAEALPPPSAPPPQVLDPAALMVMPRPWIAELQAAAKKLNAKRIRELIAEIPPEEAALIAGLQQLVKTFRFDKIVELTLV comes from the coding sequence TGGTCATCTACACCGGCCTCTTTCTCTACATTCGCTCGCAGGTCATCCGCCGCAGTACTGCTGACTATGAGGCGTGGCAGCAGGACTTAGTCTCACTCTATGCGCAGCAATTTAGCAATGCTCTACAGGAAATCACGGGGCTGGCAACCACCAGTGCCAATGCCTTAGAAGCGTTTCCCGCCGTCCGTGAGGAGGAGCTGTATTCATTTCTGCGTCGCAATCTCAAAATCAGCCGTTTAGCCTATGGGGCAGCAATCGCTTTCACCCCCTACAGCTTCTCCCCTCGTAAACGCTTGTTTGCCCCCTACGTCTACAGAGACAGACATCGCAACAGACTGGTACAAAAGGACACTGGGCGCATCTACGACTACACCCAGGTCAGATGGGACTGGTACAGTGAAGCTATCCGCACTGGCCAACCGCAATGGAGTGATCCCTACTTCGATGAAGGGGCAGGGAATGCCTGGATGGTGACCTATGCCGTTCCCTTTTACCGCCAGGGGCAAATTCGCGGTGTTGCTACGGTGGATGTGGCGCTGCCAACGCTGCAACAGGAAATCGATATCCAAGGGCTACAGCAGGCGCAGTTTTTTGTTTTGGATCGCAAGGGACGGATTATCTTCCACGGTGATCCTCAGCTCATTGGTCAGTCAATCTTCTACATAGCCAAGGAGTATAACCGCAGTGATCTAGCAGCTTTGGCTAAAGCGATGATCAGTGGCCACAGGGGCCATCTTTGGATGACCGATTGGGTCTCCCATGAGCGGCAATGGTTTTTTTACACCCCAATTCCTGACGTTGGTTGGAGCTTGGCCATCCGGGTGAGGGAAGAGGCGCTGCTGGATTTTATTCATCAAGAAACATGGGCAGGTCTGCTGATACTCGTCGTCTCCTTTGGTTTGATTAGTCTGGTGACCTTGGGTGTCACCGGCTATATGGTGCGTCCAATTCAGAGGTTGGCTGCCGCCGCTCACCAAATTGCCCTCGGCAATCTGGACATTGCCGAGGAGGTAGATACCCACAGCCAAGACGAGTTGGGGAACCTCGGTCGCACCTTTGTGGATATGGCGGCCCAACTCCAGGAGAGTTTTGATGAACTCCACCACTTTAATCAGCGACTTGAAGAAAAGGTAAAACAGCGTACTGCTGCCCTTGAGGCCGCCAACCAACAACTGAGTGAAAAAGAACGGGTGCTCCATGACCACAATGTTGCCCTTGTTCAGCTCAGTCAATCTCCCCATGTACAGCAGGGGCACTTTCGCATGGCTTTGCAGGAGATTATTCAGGTAACAGCAACAACACTGCGCGTCCAGCGGGCTTCGGCATGGGAACTCCAGGGCGATCGCCTTAAGTGTGTGGTGCAGTATGACCCTGCCGCCAATAACCATTCTCAACCCACGTACCTCACCCATTCCCCCTATCCGGAGTACCTAAAACTGCTGCGCACGGGTGAACCCCTCGTCGTCAATGACTTACTCACAGATCCGCGCACCCACGAACTGCGGGAGTATGCCAGAGTGCAACGGGTATATTCCCGCATTGATGCCCCGATCATCTTCAATGGCCAATTATTGGGGGTAATCTGTGTTGAGAGTATTGGTGAGCATCGAATTTGGCTGGTGGAGGAACGCAGTTTTGTCTCTAATGTCGCTGATATTGTGACCATCGCCCTGGCTGCCCATCAACGCCATCAGGCAGAGCGGGAGCTGCTCAAGGCTAAGGAAGCCGCAGAGGCGGCCAATAAAGCCAAAAGTATTTTCCTGGCCAATATGAGCCATGAACTGCGCACCCCCCTCAATGCCATTCTCGGCTTTAGTCAAATTTTGCTCAGCGATCGCACCCTTGCACCACAGCATCGCCAAACCCTTGAAAAGATTAATCGCAGTGGCGAACACCTGCTGGGCTTGATTAACGATGTCCTAGACATGGCCAAAATTGAGGCCGGACGCATGACACTTCAGAAAACCACCTTTGATCTGCGGCGGATGCTGCAAGATCTGGAAGAGATGCTGAAGGTGCGAGCTGAGGCCAAGGGGTTACGTCTGGTCTTTGATTTGCCTGCCAATCTGCCGGTGGCGGTGACTACCGATGAAATGAAGCTCCGCCAAGTGTTAGTGAACCTCTTGAGCAATGGCATTAAATTCACCAAGGAGGGGGGCGTCTCCCTCAAGGTTAGTTATAAAGCCCAAGATCCCCCTCGCCTCGCCTTTGAAGTCAGTGATACGGGTATTGGCATGACCCCACAGGAGTTGAAGATGCTTTTTCAGCCCTTTGTCCAAACCGATAGCAGTAAAAAAGTCAGCGAAGGTACCGGCCTGGGGTTGGCCATTAGCCGCCAGTTCGTGCAATTGATGGGGGGGGATATTCAGGTGCGTAGCACCAAGGGGAAAGGCAGCCAGTTCTACTTCGAGGTGCCAATTGACCTTGGAGATCCTCGATCGCTCCAGGAGGAAAAGGCACAAACTATTGTTGGCCTGCGATCGCCCACCTCAGAAGTGCGCATTCTGGTGGTGGATGATCTCCCTGAAAACCGCCAACTCCTTACTCAACTGCTAGAACCGGTCGGATTTTGTTGTCGCGAAGCCAGCAATGGTCAAGAGGCAGTGGAGATCTGGCGAGCATGGCAGCCCCATGCCATTCTCATGGATATTCGGATGCCCGTCATGGACGGTAAAACGGCCACGCGACAGATCAAGAAAGAAGTGGGCGATCGCCGGCGCCGCGGGGAAGTCGTCTGCCCCCCGAAAATTCTTGCAGTTACCGCCAGTAGCTTTGAGCGGGACAAACAGGAACTGCTGAATCTTGGTTGCGATGCCTATATTGCCAAGCCCTTCCGGCCGCAAACAATTTTTGACCAACTTGCTGCCCAGTTGCACCTAGAGTATGCCTACGCAGAGGCTCTACCTCCCCCGAGTGCCCCCCCTCCTCAGGTGCTTGATCCAGCCGCCTTAATGGTGATGCCTCGCCCTTGGATTGCTGAACTCCAAGCAGCCGCCAAAAAGCTCAATGCCAAGCGCATTCGCGAACTGATTGCTGAGATTCCACCCGAAGAAGCCGCCTTGATTGCCGGCCTGCAGCAACTGGTAAAAACGTTCCGTTTTGATAAGATTGTTGAGTTAACGCTGGTTTAA
- the ureE gene encoding urease accessory protein UreE yields MFTLTQLCPTPLENARQLHLSLTAEERCRSRLHCHSDEGESLYLKLPREITLQPGDRLRDEDGTVVVTVHAKPEPTLKVMATTPLDLLQAAYHLGNRHVPLEIHTDYLRLGADSVLQTMLEQRGLTVMFEVAPFCPERGAYYAH; encoded by the coding sequence ATGTTCACACTGACGCAACTTTGCCCTACACCATTGGAAAATGCCCGTCAGTTGCACCTCTCATTAACCGCAGAGGAACGGTGTCGCAGTCGTCTCCATTGCCACAGTGATGAGGGGGAGTCACTGTATCTGAAGCTGCCCCGTGAAATCACCCTACAGCCGGGCGATCGCCTTCGGGACGAGGACGGCACGGTGGTAGTCACAGTTCACGCCAAACCCGAACCCACGCTAAAGGTGATGGCTACCACTCCCCTTGACCTTCTACAGGCCGCTTACCATCTCGGGAATCGTCACGTCCCCTTGGAAATTCACACCGATTATCTTCGCTTGGGCGCAGATTCCGTGTTGCAAACCATGCTTGAACAGCGGGGCTTGACGGTGATGTTTGAAGTCGCTCCCTTTTGTCCCGAACGCGGTGCCTACTATGCTCACTGA
- a CDS encoding urease accessory protein UreF, with translation MLTDSALLALLQWVSPALPIGGFNYSEGLETLIAQGKITSAAAVQDWLSFELAFGSAHFETAVMVRVYRAIAKGDFDAVHQWNAWLSAARESAELRAQNWQMGTALINLVAALDRLPPELQTGQPYPWNTSVAFCIAAALADIPLETALLGYLHSWVTTLINATVKLIPLGQTAGQVLLRQLQPQIQQTVQQSLNVTDHNLDDDLNLESCTLGLALASMQHETLYCRLFRS, from the coding sequence ATGCTCACTGATTCAGCGCTTTTAGCCTTGCTGCAGTGGGTGAGTCCGGCTCTACCGATTGGCGGCTTTAACTACTCCGAGGGCCTGGAGACTCTAATTGCCCAAGGCAAGATCACCTCAGCAGCAGCCGTACAGGACTGGCTAAGCTTTGAACTGGCCTTTGGCAGTGCCCACTTCGAAACAGCAGTCATGGTGCGGGTCTATCGAGCGATCGCCAAGGGCGATTTTGACGCCGTTCACCAGTGGAATGCGTGGCTCTCGGCTGCCCGCGAAAGTGCCGAACTGCGCGCCCAAAATTGGCAAATGGGAACAGCATTGATCAACCTTGTCGCTGCCCTCGATCGCCTACCCCCCGAACTTCAGACTGGCCAGCCCTACCCTTGGAATACCAGTGTTGCCTTTTGTATTGCCGCTGCCCTTGCAGACATTCCCTTAGAAACTGCACTTTTAGGCTATCTCCACAGTTGGGTCACCACCCTGATCAATGCAACAGTGAAACTGATTCCCCTTGGTCAGACAGCAGGTCAAGTACTCCTGCGCCAGCTTCAGCCGCAAATTCAGCAGACGGTACAGCAAAGCTTAAATGTGACTGACCATAACTTAGACGATGACTTAAACTTAGAAAGCTGTACTTTGGGCTTAGCCCTCGCCAGTATGCAGCACGAAACGCTCTACTGCCGCCTATTTCGGAGTTAA
- a CDS encoding class I SAM-dependent methyltransferase, which yields MSFSPEHWMITEPLPQNQQRMDGYFGDFFGLMRRALVAGGSELGLGMTLFSLAVSIRATRIIEIGRFKGFSTLCLASALRFIDIGWQEPQQHKQRPDVDYGEFEAPKRRQLLSIDPFPTQEAKDLICEAQLESYVQFINARSDEVTVEGLVDLIFIDGDHSYEGCKADVFNYVPWYLRPGGYFILHDYYGWYDVAGNNHSPVKKVIDELVAEGIFEHLLIDTGYQSFTIFRNAPGLGDSALLIQ from the coding sequence ATGAGTTTTAGTCCTGAACATTGGATGATAACGGAGCCATTACCTCAGAACCAACAGAGAATGGACGGCTATTTTGGCGATTTTTTTGGCCTGATGCGCCGGGCACTTGTGGCGGGGGGGTCTGAGTTAGGTCTGGGGATGACTCTATTTTCCTTGGCGGTGAGTATTCGGGCAACGCGAATAATTGAAATTGGCCGCTTTAAGGGGTTTTCCACCCTCTGCTTGGCCAGTGCCCTTCGGTTTATTGATATCGGCTGGCAGGAACCACAGCAGCATAAACAACGCCCCGATGTGGATTATGGTGAGTTTGAAGCCCCTAAAAGGCGTCAGTTACTATCTATTGATCCCTTTCCTACCCAAGAAGCCAAAGATTTGATCTGCGAAGCACAATTGGAGAGCTATGTGCAGTTCATCAATGCCCGCTCGGATGAAGTCACTGTAGAAGGATTAGTTGACCTGATCTTTATAGATGGAGACCACAGCTATGAAGGGTGTAAAGCGGATGTGTTTAATTATGTACCGTGGTATCTGCGTCCGGGAGGCTATTTCATCCTCCACGATTACTATGGCTGGTACGATGTTGCAGGAAATAATCACTCACCGGTTAAGAAAGTGATTGATGAGCTAGTTGCAGAAGGCATCTTTGAACATTTGCTGATTGATACAGGTTACCAATCTTTTACTATTTTCCGTAACGCTCCTGGATTGGGGGACTCAGCACTACTAATTCAGTAA
- a CDS encoding molybdopterin molybdotransferase MoeA, with the protein MALISVETAVDLIQQHLPAWGTEIISLTEPWYSRLAVTITSDRPYPPIDRILVDGIALNWAAYQSGQRAFPILGVVPAGKAPPTLTDTQACFEVMTGAALPQGCDLVIPYEALEIRDGVAHILHSEAWSPYQFVHRCGSDAAAGQPVLARGTPLHGPAWGILASVGQTEVCVQRTPRTQIIATGNELIPPHDTPQPYQLRLSNTYALMAALKRQGYSQVSITHLPDDPVQLATHYRQASQDYDLLIYCGGVSKGKFDYLPQLWRDQGVQQYIHGVAQRPGKPLWFGVDHRQQTAIFGLPGNPVSSLVCLHRYLLDIPPLYARLAAPFYFEQPLTYFLPVKLETTKTAELIAHPRPMQNSADFLALADSDGFLELPASQGTFAAGECYRYFPWS; encoded by the coding sequence GTGGCACTGATTTCCGTTGAAACAGCCGTTGACCTTATTCAGCAACATTTGCCGGCTTGGGGCACAGAGATCATTTCCTTGACTGAGCCTTGGTACAGCAGACTGGCGGTAACGATTACCAGCGATCGCCCCTACCCGCCCATTGACCGCATCCTGGTGGATGGCATTGCCCTTAATTGGGCAGCCTATCAGTCTGGTCAGCGTGCTTTTCCGATTCTGGGGGTGGTTCCTGCGGGTAAAGCACCGCCAACCCTCACGGATACGCAAGCCTGTTTTGAAGTTATGACCGGTGCGGCCTTGCCCCAAGGCTGTGATCTGGTGATTCCCTATGAAGCGCTGGAGATTCGCGACGGTGTTGCCCATATCCTGCACTCGGAAGCCTGGTCACCCTATCAATTTGTCCACCGCTGTGGCAGTGATGCTGCTGCCGGTCAACCCGTTTTGGCCCGCGGTACCCCTTTGCACGGTCCAGCCTGGGGAATTCTTGCCTCTGTGGGACAGACGGAAGTTTGTGTTCAGCGCACCCCTCGTACCCAAATCATTGCTACAGGCAATGAACTGATTCCGCCCCACGACACACCCCAGCCCTACCAACTCCGACTCTCCAATACCTATGCTTTAATGGCTGCCCTCAAGCGCCAAGGCTATAGCCAAGTCAGCATCACCCATTTGCCCGATGATCCAGTGCAACTGGCAACTCACTATCGCCAAGCAAGTCAAGACTACGACCTTCTGATTTACTGCGGTGGCGTTTCCAAGGGCAAGTTTGACTATTTGCCACAACTCTGGCGCGATCAAGGCGTCCAGCAGTATATCCACGGTGTTGCCCAGCGTCCCGGAAAGCCCCTCTGGTTTGGCGTGGATCATCGCCAGCAAACGGCCATATTTGGTTTACCGGGGAACCCCGTCTCCAGTTTGGTCTGTTTGCACCGCTATCTATTGGACATTCCGCCCCTCTATGCCCGCTTGGCTGCTCCCTTCTACTTTGAGCAGCCCTTAACCTACTTTTTACCCGTTAAACTAGAAACTACAAAAACCGCTGAGCTCATTGCCCACCCTCGACCAATGCAAAATTCTGCTGATTTTTTGGCCTTGGCTGATAGCGATGGCTTTTTAGAACTGCCTGCCTCTCAAGGAACCTTTGCCGCTGGGGAATGCTATCGCTATTTTCCGTGGAGTTAG
- the moaA gene encoding GTP 3',8-cyclase MoaA, which produces MVVTAAIPRQRLVDAQGRQIRKLRLSVTDRCNLRCTYCMPLDAAFMPTQTYLTPVEYATIVAELVELGIESVRLTGGEPLLRAEFPEIVAALAAVGVPELSLTTNGIRLIPFLPLLDRYGVRRLNISLDSLDPQTFAAISHGHHLETVKEAIATAADQGFQVKLNMVVMAGVNDHELVPMVEYAKALGVEVRFLELMRIGYACHLGSDRFVSAATMLEHLRQYYDLRPVPRPQDSTSFNFETACGAQIGFIASESQPFCGHCSRWRLSADGVLRACLFKEAGISLRGLSKAERYAAYGQVLGMKPSLRSAEVHHAMHQIGG; this is translated from the coding sequence ATGGTTGTAACCGCCGCTATTCCTAGACAGCGCCTAGTAGATGCCCAAGGACGACAAATTCGCAAGTTGCGCCTCTCGGTTACGGATCGCTGTAATTTGCGGTGTACCTACTGCATGCCGCTAGATGCCGCCTTCATGCCCACCCAGACCTACCTAACCCCAGTTGAGTATGCCACGATTGTAGCTGAACTGGTGGAACTGGGGATTGAATCGGTGCGGCTGACGGGCGGCGAGCCCCTGTTGCGAGCAGAGTTTCCTGAGATTGTGGCGGCTTTGGCGGCGGTGGGAGTGCCGGAACTGAGCTTAACCACCAATGGCATTCGCCTTATCCCCTTTTTGCCCCTGCTGGATCGCTATGGTGTACGACGTTTAAATATTAGCCTTGATAGCTTAGACCCCCAGACCTTTGCAGCAATTAGCCATGGCCACCATTTGGAAACCGTGAAGGAGGCGATTGCTACGGCTGCTGACCAAGGGTTTCAAGTCAAGCTGAACATGGTTGTGATGGCGGGCGTCAATGATCACGAGTTGGTGCCAATGGTGGAGTACGCCAAAGCTTTAGGGGTTGAGGTGCGTTTTTTGGAACTGATGCGCATTGGCTATGCCTGCCACTTGGGGAGCGATCGCTTTGTTAGCGCTGCCACCATGCTTGAGCACCTGCGCCAGTACTACGATTTGCGTCCTGTTCCTCGTCCGCAAGATTCCACCTCGTTTAACTTTGAGACCGCCTGTGGGGCTCAGATTGGCTTCATTGCTTCGGAATCGCAACCCTTTTGTGGCCACTGCTCGCGCTGGCGATTGTCTGCAGATGGTGTCTTAAGGGCCTGTCTATTTAAGGAAGCGGGGATTTCCCTGCGGGGCTTGAGCAAAGCTGAACGCTATGCTGCCTATGGGCAAGTGCTAGGAATGAAACCCAGCCTGCGCAGCGCAGAAGTCCACCATGCCATGCACCAAATTGGAGGCTAA
- the moaC gene encoding cyclic pyranopterin monophosphate synthase MoaC has protein sequence MLSHINSNQQPQMVDISEKSISDRRAVAEALIELPPVFQAYVQEGDLFLKKGPVLQTAIIAGTMAVKRTAEAIPFCHPLPITSCRFETHIESLESGVRIRLRCEVKTRDRTGVEMESLHGVTIAALTIYDMCKALSPQIVMREVRLLAKSGGKKTLGQYPLFGLVLTGGQSQRMGQDKALLDYYGQPHAQYLYNLLAQYCEQVFLSARTNQWQGTPLAELPTLPDTLPQIGPIAGILTALRAYPEVNWFVVACDLPYLTTETLAPLVHHYREDVVATCYHHPQEGFPEPLCAIYTPQALPVFEAAYAAGIYCPVKILQRSPCQRLTPPQPTITANINTPEEYLEALHHVRRP, from the coding sequence ATGCTCTCCCACATCAATAGCAACCAGCAACCTCAGATGGTCGATATTAGCGAGAAATCGATAAGCGATCGCCGGGCGGTGGCAGAAGCCCTCATTGAATTGCCGCCGGTCTTTCAAGCCTATGTCCAAGAGGGAGATCTCTTTCTGAAAAAAGGGCCTGTGCTGCAAACGGCAATTATTGCCGGCACAATGGCGGTGAAACGTACCGCCGAAGCCATTCCCTTTTGCCACCCGCTGCCCATTACCAGTTGTCGCTTTGAAACCCACATTGAGTCCCTGGAAAGCGGTGTTCGGATTCGCCTGCGCTGTGAGGTCAAAACCCGCGATCGCACCGGTGTGGAAATGGAAAGTCTGCATGGAGTGACGATTGCAGCCCTAACAATTTATGACATGTGCAAAGCCCTCAGTCCCCAAATTGTGATGCGGGAGGTGCGCCTTCTGGCCAAAAGTGGTGGCAAGAAAACCCTAGGTCAATATCCCCTCTTTGGTCTTGTGCTCACCGGCGGCCAAAGTCAGCGCATGGGACAGGATAAAGCTCTTCTTGACTATTACGGCCAACCCCATGCCCAATACCTCTACAACTTGTTGGCACAATACTGTGAACAGGTCTTTCTTTCAGCCCGAACCAATCAATGGCAGGGAACGCCCCTTGCTGAGCTGCCCACTCTTCCAGACACTCTTCCCCAGATTGGGCCAATTGCCGGTATCTTAACTGCTTTGCGCGCCTATCCCGAAGTGAACTGGTTCGTAGTGGCCTGTGACTTACCCTATTTAACCACGGAAACCCTTGCTCCCCTAGTGCACCACTACCGCGAAGATGTGGTGGCCACTTGCTATCACCATCCCCAGGAGGGCTTCCCAGAGCCACTGTGTGCGATTTATACCCCCCAAGCTCTGCCAGTGTTTGAAGCTGCCTATGCAGCGGGGATCTACTGCCCTGTGAAAATTCTCCAGCGATCGCCCTGCCAGCGCCTCACCCCACCTCAGCCGACGATTACTGCCAATATCAACACCCCCGAAGAGTATCTTGAAGCGCTACACCATGTCCGACGCCCCTAA
- a CDS encoding MoaD/ThiS family protein, which yields MSDAPKTPKTIYLRYFAQLREQSEREQEERVTTAQTYGELYQELKTQYGFTLDLAQIKVAANDMFVALDQPLRPGDEVVFIPPVAGG from the coding sequence ATGTCCGACGCCCCTAAAACACCTAAAACAATTTACTTGCGCTACTTTGCCCAGCTGCGGGAGCAAAGCGAACGGGAACAGGAGGAGCGAGTGACCACTGCCCAAACCTATGGTGAGCTATACCAAGAACTAAAGACCCAGTATGGGTTTACCCTTGATCTGGCTCAGATTAAGGTTGCGGCTAATGATATGTTTGTGGCACTGGATCAACCCCTACGACCTGGAGATGAGGTCGTCTTTATTCCCCCCGTTGCTGGGGGTTAG
- a CDS encoding molybdenum cofactor biosynthesis protein MoaE, whose protein sequence is MVIKQFSLTNTPLEPAQLWQPLASLSAGAFVSFEGWVRNHNHGKIVTALEYEVYPALARKEGDQILAEAIEQFDLLGAIACHRYGRLTLGEIAVWVGVTAPHRKQAFAGAAYIIDEIKHRLPIWKKEHYLDEPAVWVSCRNHGHSSPL, encoded by the coding sequence ATGGTGATCAAACAGTTTTCTCTAACGAATACACCCCTAGAGCCAGCCCAGTTGTGGCAGCCCCTTGCTAGCCTGAGTGCCGGGGCCTTTGTTAGCTTTGAGGGCTGGGTCCGCAATCACAATCACGGCAAGATCGTCACTGCCCTAGAGTATGAGGTTTATCCCGCCTTGGCCCGCAAGGAAGGGGATCAGATTCTAGCAGAAGCCATTGAGCAATTTGATTTACTGGGGGCGATCGCCTGCCATCGCTATGGACGACTCACGCTTGGCGAGATTGCTGTCTGGGTAGGGGTAACGGCACCTCATCGCAAACAAGCCTTTGCTGGTGCAGCCTACATCATTGATGAAATCAAACACCGCCTGCCCATTTGGAAAAAGGAACACTATTTAGATGAGCCAGCGGTTTGGGTCTCTTGCCGTAACCATGGCCATTCCAGTCCTCTTTAA
- a CDS encoding LysR family transcriptional regulator, producing MRLDQLQSFLAIAETGSFQAAARQCGVTQPTISRQIQALEQCFGIQLLHRSNPVKLTVAGDLFLHRAQRICQEWRAANAELKAMQNGQQQELCIAAIHSICRYFLPRLLPAFCQAFPKMQLRVTALGSDRALKVLQDGLVDLAIVMGDRHLLKQSEWVVEFLYSEPVQVLMAAEHPLAVNDTLPWQLLATFPHVVFKDGYGMRRLVNEEFSRRGLSWQPALELNTPEAFIAVIRESEMVALLPRSALQEALEDPTLVIRDLAAPPPPRQVLAITTRDRLTLPPVAQLLKLIRQQAAHESCLS from the coding sequence TTGCGACTTGATCAGTTGCAATCCTTTTTGGCTATTGCTGAAACAGGAAGCTTTCAAGCGGCAGCGCGACAGTGTGGGGTGACACAGCCAACAATTAGTCGGCAAATTCAGGCCTTAGAACAATGTTTTGGAATTCAACTCTTGCACCGCTCGAACCCAGTCAAATTGACAGTGGCAGGAGATCTCTTTTTGCACCGTGCTCAGCGCATTTGCCAAGAGTGGCGAGCAGCCAATGCTGAACTCAAAGCCATGCAAAATGGCCAGCAGCAGGAACTCTGCATTGCTGCTATTCACTCCATTTGCCGCTACTTTTTACCCAGACTGTTACCAGCGTTTTGCCAAGCGTTTCCCAAAATGCAGTTGCGAGTAACAGCCCTGGGGAGCGATCGCGCCCTCAAGGTTCTCCAAGACGGACTCGTGGATTTAGCTATTGTCATGGGCGATCGCCACCTTTTAAAACAGTCTGAGTGGGTAGTTGAATTCCTCTACAGTGAGCCCGTGCAAGTGCTAATGGCTGCTGAACACCCCCTCGCGGTTAACGACACCTTGCCATGGCAACTATTGGCCACTTTTCCCCATGTAGTGTTCAAGGACGGCTATGGTATGCGCCGCTTAGTGAACGAAGAATTTAGCCGTCGAGGCTTGTCTTGGCAACCTGCCCTAGAACTCAACACGCCTGAGGCTTTTATTGCAGTGATTCGCGAAAGTGAAATGGTGGCTTTGCTACCGCGCTCAGCTCTCCAGGAGGCTCTCGAGGATCCCACCCTAGTGATTCGGGATTTGGCGGCACCCCCGCCGCCGCGGCAAGTGTTGGCCATTACCACCCGCGATCGCTTGACCTTACCCCCTGTTGCCCAATTGCTCAAATTGATCCGCCAGCAGGCTGCCCATGAGTCTTGTCTTTCGTGA